The Pseudoxanthomonas sp. CF385 region GCTGGCCGAACTGGCCCAGGCGCAGGCGCAGTGGAAGGACCTGCCCGACTCCACCCGGCCGCGCGTGCTGTTCGTGTCGGTGGACCCGGAACGCGACACGCCCACCCGCATCGGCGAGTACGCGCATGCCTTCCATGCGGACACGATGGCCGCGACGGCCGACGTGCCCACGCTGGAAAATTTCGCCAAATCGCTCGGCTTCGTGTTCATGAAGGTGCCCGGCAAGGGCTTCGAGCAGAACCCGAACGACTACAGCATGGATCACTCCTCCGCGATCGGCGTGCTGGACCCGCAGGGTCGGCTGGCCGGCCTGATCCGCCCGCCGTTCCAGCCCAAGGTGATCGCGGCTGACATGCGCGCGCTGACCGAGGCCTCTTCGAAATGAGCCTGCTGACCTCGCTGACCTACGTCCTGCCGCACCGTTTCCTGTCCTCGCTGGCACGCCGACTGGCGTACTCCACGTCGCCGGGCACCAAGCAGTGGCTGATCGACACGGTGACGAAGAAGTTCGGCGTCGACCTGTCCGAAGCGGCCGATCCCGACCCGCGCGCCTATCCCAGCTTCAATGCCTTCTTCACGCGCGCGCTTAAGCCCGGCGCCCGCGTGGCCGATGCCGATCCGCGCGCATTGCTGATGCCGGCCGATGGCCACATCAGCCAGTGCGGCCCGAT contains the following coding sequences:
- a CDS encoding SCO family protein; translated protein: MFNKKIGLILVLALAAGLGLLAAQKFFGPVTPAAQWPATEAVTLFPQARPLPPFSLRQSDGTQLADGELKGHWTLVFLGFTFCPDVCPTTLAELAQAQAQWKDLPDSTRPRVLFVSVDPERDTPTRIGEYAHAFHADTMAATADVPTLENFAKSLGFVFMKVPGKGFEQNPNDYSMDHSSAIGVLDPQGRLAGLIRPPFQPKVIAADMRALTEASSK